TCGGATACAATTCCAAGTCTGGCAGCATCCAGGAGCTGGTTCCGGCCGCCAAGTTTGAGGTTCAACTTGAGGGCGATATTGGAGAAGTATTGGTCATTTCTGGGTTTTGCAAATTTATTAGCAACGACACAGATGTTTGGCAGGCCCTCCTTGACATCGCAGACATATTTCACTCGGTTGTAAATGGCGGTATCGGCCGCTGGAAGAATCACAAGAATAAAAAGGGGAGGCTTTGGGCTAGCGGTAAACTTTTTGACCGCTGTGTCGATATCCTGGTCCACGTCATTCACAACGATGTGCTGGCCCAGAGTACAGTCATTGACGTTAATGCCGGTCTGGCGAAGAGTATCGGTAAAGGCATCGACTGTAGGCTTCAGGGCAGCATTGTCTTTCCATGGGTCCCTGCCGCCAGGATACGACAACCACAAGAAAGTCCAAAACGTTAGTTgggaggcggcggagaacTTCATGGACGACATATTCCAGCTGCCAGACGTTGGCCTTACCATTCCATTCCCTCCATATTTGACGTCGGGGCTATTCAACACACGTCCAGGCACCGCAAGTAATCTCGGAGTCAAATTCATTCCCAAGGTGCCCTATAGATAATCAGCGTATGTAACAACGGTTCAGACCAGGTTATCTGGCCCACCAGATTCGAAGCCTCGCCCCCTACACCGAGTGTTTGAAGCCCAGACGTGACAATCGATTCCGCGTTCATTACGGGCTTGCGGACTGCAAACTTGATCATATTCTGGGTCTGCATCGGACTCAATTTAGCCTTCGAAGGCTGACCAGGAAGAACAAAGCACGTCTGGGCGGGGAGGTAGGATGGTCGCTGGCGAGTTCCCGTGTTGATAACTGGAAGACTTGGGTCTTTGATGGTGATCTGATACCCTTTGACGTTGTTAGTAGTAGAAGCTTTGTTTGACCATTGGTGACTTACTTTGCCGGAAAAAGTCGTATACACTGATATATCCATTTTTGGACACAGGAGGATAAGGTCCACCTTTTtcagccttcttccccttcttggACTTTTCGGTACTACTAGGGTCGCCAAGGTAAAAGAGGACGTCCTTTGGCCCTGCGCCAAACGAACTGACCTTTGGAGGAGTTGGGTCACCCTGGCCGTCTTGCTGAGTAGCCAGGCCAAAAATCTGTTTAACTCGTGGGACCACCTGGCCTTGTCTATTTGTTCTCTTGATATGTGTCACGTTGACCGATAGTCGTTTGAGAAAATTGCCAAGTTTAACCCTACTATGTCCGTTGTCTTGTAGATACGCCCGCATCACCATGTCCAGAGGCCCTTCATTGTAAAACGCCGCGCTTTTAACTTGAACGTTGACTATGGCCCGGGCAGTAGCTGCACggacgctgaagaagaacccGCGAAGAGCACATAATCCACTGCCAATGTCCAGCTTCTCACCGGTACCGCCCGTGAGACGAAAGTGCTTGCTAGAGCCGATTGATGCCATATCAAAAGCTGCCCTGGGAGTGTGCCCAAGAACGATATTCAGGGCTTGTATGACTTCATCTTTCGAACCTAGCATTGCGCCAGCATTGGTGGATGTCAGATAGTCGATCAATGCAGGCAAATTCACCATGCCCGTTGATTGCACGCGGACATTGTAAGTTGGTGCACCAGCCGCATGCTCGTCCTCGAAATCGCCGCGATACGGGACCTGATACACTTCCTCGCCCAGCTCAAGATCCGTTGCGCTTATGAGAGTAGATTTAAAATCCGTCGCAATACCAAGTCTGTGACCAGAGAAATGGTTGTCGAGGAGTAACTGGACCAcccgcctcttcttcttccctgtcgGAACATTTGCTGCACCAGTGCCTGGTGTGATATCGACATTGTACCGGTAAAGGCGAACATCTTCCTTGAATGCCAACGGGAACGAATTAGCCCACAGCACCACCTTCTGTCCTCGGGTACCGAACCCTGGGCGCCGCGGCATCATGGGGTCTATCGGAGTACTGCTAGGCCCCGTGAAGGACTTGATGAGAGCGTTCTCAGTATCAGCAACCCCTGTATCCGGAGCAGCATCGTAGCCGGGGCTGTGAATGAATTTGGGTTTTAGCTTTACTACAACGGAAGCGAGTATGCATGCCATGGGCTGGGGTACCTGAAGATTGACGGGCCAGCTCGATCGCCTTGACCACGACCTGGACCTCCCTGTCCACGACCTCCCTGTCCACGACCTCCCTGTCCACGGCCTCCCTGTCCATGGCCTCCCGGGCCACCGCTAGCTTGAGACTTTGGACCGCGAAACCCCTTGAACGA
This sequence is a window from Aspergillus puulaauensis MK2 DNA, chromosome 6, nearly complete sequence. Protein-coding genes within it:
- a CDS encoding argonaute/piwi family protein (COG:J;~EggNog:ENOG410PISF;~InterPro:IPR012337,IPR032474,IPR036397,IPR014811, IPR036085,IPR003100,IPR003165;~PFAM:PF02171,PF16486,PF08699;~antiSMASH:Cluster_6.2;~go_function: GO:0003676 - nucleic acid binding [Evidence IEA];~go_function: GO:0005515 - protein binding [Evidence IEA]) — protein: MSFKGFRGPKSQASGGPGGHGQGGRGQGGRGQGGRGQGGPGRGQGDRAGPSIFSPGYDAAPDTGVADTENALIKSFTGPSSTPIDPMMPRRPGFGTRGQKVVLWANSFPLAFKEDVRLYRYNVDITPGTGAANVPTGKKKRRVVQLLLDNHFSGHRLGIATDFKSTLISATDLELGEEVYQVPYRGDFEDEHAAGAPTYNVRVQSTGMVNLPALIDYLTSTNAGAMLGSKDEVIQALNIVLGHTPRAAFDMASIGSSKHFRLTGGTGEKLDIGSGLCALRGFFFSVRAATARAIVNVQVKSAAFYNEGPLDMVMRAYLQDNGHSRVKLGNFLKRLSVNVTHIKRTNRQGQVVPRVKQIFGLATQQDGQGDPTPPKVSSFGAGPKDVLFYLGDPSSTEKSKKGKKAEKGGPYPPVSKNGYISVYDFFRQRYQITIKDPSLPVINTGTRQRPSYLPAQTCFVLPGQPSKAKLSPMQTQNMIKFAVRKPVMNAESIVTSGLQTLGVGGEASNLGTLGMNLTPRLLAVPGRVLNSPDVKYGGNGMVRPTSGSWNMSSMKFSAASQLTFWTFLWLSYPGGRDPWKDNAALKPTVDAFTDTLRQTGINVNDCTLGQHIVVNDVDQDIDTAVKKFTASPKPPLFILVILPAADTAIYNRVKYVCDVKEGLPNICVVANKFAKPRNDQYFSNIALKLNLKLGGRNQLLDAARLGIVSEGKTMVVGLDVTHPSPGSSPDAPSVAAIVASVDKSLGQWPADLRIQPARQEMVASLDLMLRSRLDLWKKHNGSYPANILVYRDGVSEGQYNLVLENELPALRKACRELYSPDSTKKGIPRLTIVVVGKRHHHRFYPSRAEDADKSTNPRNGTVVDRIVTEARHWDFFLQAHAAIQGTARPAHYYIIYDEIFRDTNVRPPFKNAADALEDLTHNMCYLFGRATKAVSICPPAYYADLVCERARCYLSRLFDPSPVVSPEPSVMGGAGGVSMTPDSSLVAIHDRIRHTMFYI